The Geoglobus acetivorans genome window below encodes:
- a CDS encoding flippase-like domain-containing protein: MFTIIVPAHNEAERLEESIESLVNFLRKEYDEFEIIIAEDGSTDGTDRIARSLEEKYSFVRHLHSEERLGKGRAVFEAAKISKFPVVVYMDADLSTDLKHIRDLLSAIDEGYDIAVGSRLVRGSEIKRPLKRELPSRLYNLLARKMLGSNIRDHQCGFKAFRKDVLLKLGELARDNHWFWDTEILVLAQKKGYRIKEIPVRWEHYEGSSVSVIKTSLYLFSSLLRHSERAFLYFSIGVTLLIFATLVYFANPEKLVQSFRALNYVNILIAFIMYLASFLLRGVRYEHLMKNIGGSAGVGYAVMATAISQTLNILTPVRIGDLGRAYVYSRKGVSYQTSFSGLAAERIYDVIAILIIAFFSIAFVGMAYFRMLFYAVIFLGIIIAGVIFLSKTRGYVAKVMGDAKGLIFSRMALFFIPLSLSIWMVDVLVCYIVLRSFSDAPLYLPAFAVAMGNVVKILPLTPGGIGTYEATLTLILSSWITRDEALVVAIADHAIKNIGTLVLGLLSSIKLGLSLREMRK, translated from the coding sequence ATGTTTACGATTATCGTTCCCGCTCACAATGAGGCGGAAAGGCTGGAGGAGAGTATTGAATCACTCGTGAATTTTTTGAGAAAGGAATACGACGAATTCGAAATAATTATAGCTGAAGACGGCTCCACAGACGGCACGGACAGAATAGCAAGGAGCCTGGAGGAAAAGTACTCTTTCGTCAGGCACCTGCACAGTGAGGAAAGGCTTGGAAAGGGAAGGGCCGTTTTTGAAGCTGCGAAGATCTCAAAATTTCCTGTTGTTGTGTACATGGATGCTGACCTCTCAACTGATCTGAAACACATAAGGGATTTGCTCAGCGCCATTGATGAGGGTTATGACATTGCCGTAGGTTCGAGGCTGGTCAGGGGGAGTGAGATTAAAAGACCGCTGAAAAGAGAACTCCCGTCCAGACTTTACAATCTGCTCGCAAGAAAAATGCTCGGTTCAAATATAAGAGATCATCAGTGTGGCTTCAAGGCTTTCAGGAAGGATGTGCTGCTCAAGCTCGGAGAATTGGCCAGGGACAACCACTGGTTCTGGGACACAGAAATACTTGTTCTCGCTCAGAAAAAGGGATACAGGATAAAGGAAATTCCGGTGAGATGGGAACACTATGAGGGAAGCTCAGTTAGCGTTATTAAAACCTCTCTCTACCTGTTCTCGAGCTTGCTCAGACACTCTGAAAGGGCGTTTCTGTATTTTTCCATAGGGGTTACTCTCCTGATCTTTGCAACGCTTGTGTATTTTGCAAATCCAGAAAAACTGGTCCAGTCCTTCAGAGCCCTGAATTATGTAAACATCCTTATCGCATTCATCATGTATCTTGCGTCTTTTCTCCTCAGGGGTGTGAGGTATGAGCACCTCATGAAAAACATCGGGGGCAGTGCAGGGGTGGGATATGCGGTGATGGCAACCGCCATAAGCCAGACCCTCAACATTCTCACGCCGGTGAGGATTGGCGATCTGGGAAGGGCTTACGTTTATTCGAGGAAGGGCGTTTCCTACCAGACCAGCTTCAGCGGGCTTGCTGCTGAAAGGATATATGATGTGATTGCGATCCTCATAATAGCGTTTTTCAGCATTGCGTTTGTTGGAATGGCGTATTTCAGGATGCTGTTTTATGCAGTCATATTTCTCGGAATTATAATTGCCGGAGTAATCTTTCTCTCCAAGACAAGGGGATACGTGGCGAAGGTGATGGGGGATGCCAAGGGTCTGATATTTTCGAGAATGGCGTTGTTTTTCATACCCCTATCTCTCTCCATATGGATGGTCGATGTTCTCGTATGTTACATAGTCCTCAGGTCCTTCTCCGATGCCCCCCTGTATCTCCCTGCGTTTGCAGTGGCGATGGGAAACGTTGTCAAAATCCTGCCATTGACTCCCGGAGGAATCGGGACGTATGAGGCGACATTGACTCTGATTCTGAGTTCGTGGATTACACGAGATGAGGCACTCGTCGTGGCGATAGCTGATCATGCCATCAAAAATATCGGCACCCTAGTGCTTGGTTTGCTGTCGTCGATAAAACTGGGATTGAGTCTGAGGGAGATGAGAAAATGA
- a CDS encoding ATP-binding cassette domain-containing protein, which translates to MIELLNVRKNIGRKEILKGVNLTVEKKEVMVIVGPSGSGKSTLLRCVNRLTEITSGDIRINKVSIKDLDPISLRRIVGMVFQSPVMFEGSVRENITYGLRFSENDINTWETAEELAREVGIEHLLEEDANKLSGGEQQRVAIARTLALKPEILLLDEPTASLDPESAKKIENLVLNLVRSRELTVLWVTHDAEQAKRVGDRVAVLKDGRIVAIEEPKKIVWGEIYVR; encoded by the coding sequence ATGATCGAGCTATTGAACGTAAGGAAAAACATAGGACGAAAAGAAATACTCAAGGGCGTAAATCTGACGGTCGAAAAAAAGGAAGTAATGGTTATTGTCGGACCTTCAGGTAGCGGGAAGTCGACGCTTTTACGATGCGTAAACAGGCTCACCGAGATTACAAGTGGAGATATACGGATAAACAAAGTATCCATAAAGGATCTCGACCCGATCAGCCTCAGAAGGATTGTGGGGATGGTCTTCCAGTCTCCGGTGATGTTCGAAGGAAGTGTCAGAGAAAACATAACATATGGCCTCAGATTTTCGGAAAATGACATAAACACCTGGGAAACTGCTGAAGAGCTTGCCAGAGAAGTCGGCATTGAGCATCTCCTTGAGGAAGACGCAAACAAACTCAGCGGAGGAGAGCAGCAAAGAGTTGCGATAGCAAGAACACTGGCTTTAAAGCCGGAAATTTTGCTCCTTGATGAGCCGACTGCATCACTCGATCCGGAAAGTGCAAAAAAAATTGAAAATCTCGTGTTAAATCTTGTCAGGTCCAGAGAGCTGACCGTCCTATGGGTAACCCATGATGCTGAACAGGCGAAAAGAGTTGGAGACAGAGTAGCAGTTTTGAAAGATGGCAGGATTGTTGCAATTGAAGAGCCCAAAAAAATAGTGTGGGGTGAGATATATGTACGCTGA
- a CDS encoding YchF/TatD family DNA exonuclease: protein MELADIHCHLNFGNFKKDRNEVIRRAKIAGLSFIIDSGFDYGSNEKSLIISGQYDGYVFSTLGFSPNRIGKSDYRYVSGQISENLDSIVGIGEIGIDLKKAQAEYETQKEIFLHFLQLAEEFEKPAVIHARKAEEKVFELLKGRDVVAVFHCYTGSEKLAERIVDAGMYISLSTLLCYSENVQKIAEVVEPENVMFETDSPFLSPLKGRNEPANVQLAYQKFAEIKNMSVDEVAIKLIKNARNVFNID, encoded by the coding sequence ATGGAGTTAGCCGACATACACTGTCACCTGAATTTTGGCAATTTTAAAAAGGACAGAAATGAGGTGATAAGAAGAGCGAAAATTGCAGGACTGTCCTTCATCATCGATTCAGGTTTCGATTACGGTTCGAATGAAAAATCCCTTATCATTTCGGGCCAGTACGATGGTTATGTCTTTTCGACTCTCGGTTTTTCTCCAAACAGGATTGGAAAGTCTGATTATCGGTACGTTTCCGGTCAGATTTCGGAGAATCTGGACAGCATAGTGGGGATTGGCGAGATAGGGATCGATCTGAAAAAAGCACAGGCTGAATATGAAACGCAGAAAGAGATATTCCTTCATTTTCTTCAGCTGGCTGAGGAGTTTGAGAAACCTGCAGTGATCCACGCAAGGAAAGCCGAGGAGAAGGTGTTTGAGCTTCTGAAGGGCAGGGATGTTGTGGCGGTTTTTCACTGCTATACTGGGAGTGAAAAGCTTGCCGAGAGGATTGTGGATGCGGGGATGTACATCTCGCTCTCCACACTCCTATGCTACTCTGAAAATGTCCAGAAGATTGCTGAGGTGGTGGAGCCTGAAAACGTGATGTTTGAAACCGACAGTCCCTTTCTTTCCCCTCTTAAGGGCAGAAATGAGCCTGCAAACGTGCAGCTTGCATATCAGAAATTTGCGGAAATCAAGAACATGAGTGTGGATGAGGTAGCCATTAAACTTATAAAAAATGCAAGAAATGTATTCAATATAGATTGA
- a CDS encoding 2-isopropylmalate synthase yields MRTVTIYDTTLRDGEQMPGISFPKSYKIQIAKQLDKLGVDVIEAGFPAATQGEFEAVREIANLGLNARVSGLARLVNEDIDRTIQADVDMVHIFISTSKIQIEHTVKKSREEIVEMAVEGVEYIKSHGVECMFSAMDATRTEVEYLKTIYKAVEDAGVDIVNVPDTVGIATPFSMYGLISELKKVLEVPVDVHCHNDLGLAVANTYAAVKAGADQVQVTINGIGERAGNASLADVVILIKAVEGLETNIKTEYLVETARLIERLTGIKLPPNTPIVGDNAFSHESGIHAHGVLSEATTFEPGIVTPEMVGHRRKIVVGKHAGRHQIKKLLEDAGYAVSDDVLTKIVDKVKELGDKGKKITDLDVITLAEVLMGEVKKEERVIQLDEATVITGNRITPTAVINADVNGERKITSAIGVGPVDAALRAVAELVGKQIRITEFRMDAITGGSDALAEVYVTVEDEEGRSFTSRGAGADIVMASVDAVINAVNYLMKMRSR; encoded by the coding sequence ATGCGCACTGTCACCATATATGACACCACTCTCAGGGATGGAGAGCAGATGCCGGGTATCTCCTTTCCCAAAAGTTACAAGATTCAGATAGCTAAACAGCTTGACAAGCTTGGGGTTGATGTTATCGAAGCAGGTTTTCCTGCCGCTACTCAGGGAGAGTTTGAGGCGGTAAGGGAAATAGCGAACCTTGGACTTAACGCCAGAGTTAGCGGGCTGGCGAGACTTGTAAATGAAGACATCGACAGGACGATTCAGGCTGATGTGGACATGGTCCACATATTCATTTCAACTTCAAAAATCCAGATTGAGCATACTGTTAAGAAGAGCAGAGAGGAAATCGTTGAGATGGCCGTGGAGGGTGTGGAATATATAAAATCCCACGGCGTTGAATGCATGTTCTCTGCAATGGATGCCACAAGAACTGAGGTCGAATACCTGAAAACGATTTACAAGGCTGTTGAGGACGCTGGCGTCGATATAGTCAACGTTCCTGACACGGTTGGAATTGCAACACCCTTTTCGATGTATGGACTGATCTCCGAACTTAAAAAAGTTCTTGAGGTTCCGGTGGATGTTCACTGCCACAATGACCTCGGTCTGGCTGTGGCGAATACCTACGCAGCCGTGAAAGCCGGGGCAGATCAGGTACAGGTTACGATAAACGGTATTGGAGAAAGGGCAGGAAATGCGAGTCTTGCGGATGTTGTCATACTGATAAAAGCGGTTGAGGGGCTTGAAACGAACATAAAAACCGAATACCTCGTTGAGACCGCAAGGCTGATTGAGAGGCTTACCGGAATCAAACTTCCTCCAAACACCCCTATAGTTGGAGACAATGCATTCAGTCATGAAAGCGGAATTCATGCACATGGTGTACTGAGCGAGGCAACGACCTTCGAGCCGGGAATCGTAACCCCCGAAATGGTCGGACACAGGAGGAAGATAGTCGTCGGAAAGCATGCTGGAAGGCACCAGATCAAGAAATTGCTTGAGGATGCAGGATATGCTGTCAGTGATGACGTCCTCACGAAGATCGTGGATAAGGTAAAGGAGCTTGGAGATAAGGGCAAGAAGATAACTGATCTGGACGTTATAACTCTCGCCGAGGTCCTGATGGGTGAGGTCAAGAAGGAAGAGAGAGTCATACAGCTGGATGAGGCTACGGTGATCACAGGGAATAGAATCACGCCAACTGCGGTGATAAATGCTGATGTCAACGGTGAGAGGAAGATAACCTCTGCTATTGGGGTTGGACCGGTTGATGCGGCTTTGAGAGCTGTTGCTGAGCTTGTAGGGAAGCAGATAAGGATAACTGAGTTCAGGATGGATGCAATAACTGGAGGGAGCGACGCTCTTGCAGAGGTCTATGTGACGGTTGAGGACGAGGAGGGGAGAAGCTTCACCTCGAGAGGGGCGGGAGCGGACATAGTTATGGCGAGCGTGGATGCCGTCATAAACGCAGTGAACTATCTGATGAAAATGAGGAGCAGATGA
- a CDS encoding radical SAM protein, whose amino-acid sequence MREFNPFFKKFSSKAKKIAVIYPNRYVGGISNTGIQRLYFEVNREEKYIAERFYTDVFNGLRSVESATPLEKFDVALFSIQYEEDAFSAVRILSSSGFSGKKIAGGPCITQNPFPYLKHFDRVFIGEAENAVRSIVEDELTDGLFPLSNKRRVVSLDTEMKRQIVADGAYGKAILIEMGRGCPRGCRFCIVRQIYSPPRWRSRDSIIEIAEENIGLAGKVALIAPSPTDHPEFLEIVSELQNMGYEVSPSSIRADRFDEEHAELLGDVKTLTLAPEAGSERLREVLNKGISEEDVMQAAEISSAKKIKLYFMFGLPGETYSDLDEIVRMVEKIRNLGKSVQVSINPLVPKPHTPFQWLPYGGDLSKNAMENIKELKKKRDYLYSKLRRIADVEIENIERFAVQTVISRGDESMGDFLDRKVRLSTIRKFRLERFLEGFSPDYEFPWDRIDMGYRKNRIRREFEISMEKAGIEF is encoded by the coding sequence ATGAGAGAGTTCAATCCCTTTTTTAAAAAATTTTCAAGTAAAGCCAAGAAAATCGCAGTAATCTATCCGAACAGATACGTTGGCGGGATAAGCAATACAGGAATCCAGAGACTGTATTTCGAAGTAAACAGAGAAGAAAAATACATTGCAGAGAGGTTTTACACAGATGTCTTCAACGGCCTGAGAAGTGTTGAATCGGCTACGCCGCTCGAAAAATTTGATGTGGCGCTGTTCTCAATACAGTATGAGGAGGATGCGTTCAGCGCAGTCAGAATCCTGAGCTCTTCCGGATTCTCAGGTAAAAAAATCGCCGGAGGACCATGCATAACCCAGAACCCGTTCCCGTACCTGAAACACTTTGACAGAGTTTTCATCGGTGAAGCTGAGAATGCCGTGAGAAGCATTGTAGAGGACGAATTAACGGATGGCCTATTTCCCCTGTCGAACAAACGAAGAGTTGTGAGCCTCGACACAGAGATGAAGAGGCAGATTGTTGCGGACGGGGCGTACGGTAAGGCAATACTGATAGAGATGGGGCGGGGATGTCCGAGAGGTTGCAGGTTCTGCATTGTCAGACAGATTTACTCACCGCCGAGGTGGAGAAGCAGAGACAGCATAATCGAGATAGCCGAGGAGAACATCGGACTGGCAGGCAAGGTTGCCCTGATAGCCCCCTCGCCCACCGATCATCCCGAGTTCCTTGAGATAGTCTCAGAACTCCAGAACATGGGGTATGAGGTTTCACCGTCTTCCATCAGGGCTGACAGGTTTGACGAGGAGCATGCAGAGCTTCTCGGCGACGTTAAAACCCTCACCCTCGCACCAGAGGCAGGAAGTGAGAGGCTCAGAGAAGTCCTGAACAAAGGCATAAGCGAAGAAGATGTCATGCAGGCGGCAGAAATCTCCAGTGCAAAAAAAATCAAGCTGTATTTCATGTTCGGTCTGCCCGGAGAGACCTACAGCGACCTGGACGAAATTGTGAGGATGGTAGAAAAGATAAGAAATCTCGGAAAGAGTGTACAGGTTTCCATAAACCCGCTTGTCCCAAAACCCCATACGCCATTTCAGTGGCTGCCTTATGGCGGAGACCTGTCGAAAAACGCAATGGAGAATATAAAAGAGCTGAAAAAGAAAAGAGACTACCTGTATTCCAAGCTGAGAAGAATTGCAGATGTGGAAATCGAGAACATTGAAAGATTTGCAGTTCAAACCGTAATCTCCCGTGGAGACGAAAGCATGGGAGATTTTCTGGACAGAAAGGTGAGACTCAGCACGATCAGAAAATTCCGGCTGGAAAGATTCCTCGAAGGGTTTTCTCCAGACTATGAATTTCCGTGGGACAGGATCGATATGGGTTACAGAAAGAACAGGATCAGAAGAGAATTTGAAATCTCCATGGAAAAGGCAGGAATAGAATTTTAA
- a CDS encoding DUF2298 domain-containing protein: MTDVISGLIVLVVALIFLSNLFEHYYISKLLSVVLLSFIIYALAHFTDFSTAFMISIIAVSAPIAYRMWKRGFRIDFEVEAVFILAFAFFLFLRSLVPDINGAEKFMDMAFLNSVLNAERFPPPDPYFASGMLNVYYYFGHVLSAVIVKLSMLPPEYGYNVAMAFFSAASVSAVYGLARDMDVGKFAVVVLIAGVPYSVYELLSTLSAGNLPGYLFYWNSTRIFSDSTFGHAITEFPYFSFIHADLHAHVIAIPLKILFIGILYRFYRENEYALAIPLMNFALFATNSWDAPAFFLLSSAFLIYKDRSYWPIVALSAILILIFRLEMNANAAIQLSTEFSSIAEFLLFWGFFVILLYARYYEAIRDKPVYLLIAALSPVFPPAIFFPILLYAAEKREFTDFLVMLSILTIAGCEVVVIDFRMNTYFKFYLLAWTLFLPAASEGLRVIYERRKSIAILIMALMLVYPAVATPVRHYKHEFSLDGLKFMRDSYPGDYYAVKFLYGKNAVVIEGVEGSYSYGGRIATFTGDQAVIAWPNHEVHWRNNGDELSERISDVRAVYTSSCSVSQEIARKYGARYIVYGDYERKLYGESNFSCMEKVFDEYGTEIYEVN, encoded by the coding sequence ATGACTGACGTCATTTCCGGTCTGATAGTTCTTGTTGTAGCTCTAATTTTTCTCTCAAATCTGTTTGAGCATTACTATATCTCGAAACTGCTTTCAGTTGTTCTGCTGTCTTTCATAATCTATGCTTTAGCCCATTTCACCGACTTCAGCACGGCATTCATGATTTCCATAATTGCAGTATCTGCCCCCATTGCTTATCGTATGTGGAAGAGGGGGTTCAGGATAGACTTTGAGGTTGAAGCTGTCTTTATCCTGGCATTTGCATTTTTCCTTTTCCTGAGAAGCCTTGTTCCTGACATCAACGGGGCGGAGAAGTTCATGGATATGGCATTTCTCAACTCGGTTCTGAATGCAGAACGTTTTCCGCCACCTGATCCGTACTTTGCGAGCGGAATGCTGAACGTGTACTACTATTTCGGACACGTGCTTTCTGCGGTGATTGTGAAACTCTCAATGCTCCCCCCCGAATATGGCTACAACGTTGCTATGGCGTTTTTTTCGGCTGCAAGTGTGTCTGCCGTTTATGGACTGGCAAGGGATATGGATGTCGGCAAATTTGCGGTTGTTGTCCTTATTGCCGGAGTTCCGTATTCTGTTTATGAGCTGTTATCAACTCTTTCGGCGGGAAATCTCCCCGGGTATCTGTTTTACTGGAATTCAACGAGGATATTTTCTGACAGCACTTTTGGCCATGCCATAACTGAATTTCCCTACTTCAGCTTTATCCATGCAGACCTGCATGCTCACGTTATAGCAATTCCTCTCAAAATACTGTTTATAGGGATTCTTTACAGGTTTTACAGAGAAAATGAGTACGCTCTTGCAATTCCCCTCATGAATTTTGCTCTTTTTGCGACGAATTCCTGGGATGCACCTGCTTTCTTTCTGCTATCCTCCGCTTTTCTGATTTACAAGGACAGGAGTTACTGGCCAATCGTGGCTCTGTCTGCAATCCTTATCCTGATCTTCAGACTCGAAATGAATGCCAATGCGGCCATTCAGCTTTCGACTGAATTCAGCAGTATCGCTGAGTTTTTACTATTCTGGGGCTTCTTTGTAATCCTGCTTTATGCGAGGTATTATGAGGCTATAAGAGATAAGCCTGTTTATCTTCTGATTGCTGCACTTTCGCCTGTATTTCCTCCTGCCATTTTTTTCCCAATTCTGTTGTATGCAGCTGAAAAAAGAGAATTTACCGACTTCCTCGTGATGCTTTCGATCCTCACGATCGCTGGATGTGAGGTGGTGGTTATAGATTTCAGAATGAACACGTATTTCAAATTCTATCTTCTCGCCTGGACGCTGTTCCTGCCTGCTGCCTCAGAGGGGCTCAGGGTAATTTATGAAAGGCGGAAGAGCATAGCCATACTCATCATGGCGCTGATGCTCGTTTACCCTGCTGTCGCAACACCTGTAAGGCACTACAAGCACGAATTCTCTCTGGATGGACTTAAGTTCATGCGGGACAGCTATCCCGGGGATTATTATGCTGTGAAATTCCTTTACGGAAAGAATGCGGTCGTTATCGAGGGAGTGGAGGGCAGTTATTCCTACGGCGGAAGGATTGCAACCTTTACGGGGGATCAGGCAGTCATAGCCTGGCCAAATCACGAGGTGCACTGGAGGAATAACGGCGACGAGCTTTCAGAGAGAATATCTGATGTGAGGGCAGTGTACACATCATCGTGTTCAGTTTCGCAGGAAATAGCAAGAAAGTATGGTGCCAGATATATCGTATATGGTGATTATGAGCGGAAACTTTATGGTGAAAGCAATTTCAGCTGCATGGAGAAGGTTTTTGATGAATACGGTACTGAAATTTACGAGGTGAATTGA
- a CDS encoding (2Fe-2S)-binding protein, with amino-acid sequence MKCICGTKGWKVKKITLGNHLNPEYWHLLNEDFHFCPNPDCDVVYFSQKVSFTVKEVKTKVFFKEKGSPKPLCYCKQVTEEDVIEAINKGARSVEEVEKMTGIGNGGHCLITNPSGRCCKPNYTKFINEILEARTEPENIQAVTPETPSEDCCTPEK; translated from the coding sequence ATGAAGTGTATCTGCGGTACGAAAGGCTGGAAGGTCAAGAAAATAACACTCGGCAACCATCTCAATCCCGAATACTGGCACCTACTCAACGAGGATTTCCATTTCTGCCCGAACCCGGATTGCGATGTCGTGTATTTCAGCCAAAAGGTTTCGTTCACAGTTAAAGAAGTGAAGACAAAGGTGTTTTTCAAGGAAAAAGGCTCACCAAAACCGCTGTGCTACTGCAAACAGGTTACGGAAGAAGACGTAATTGAAGCGATAAATAAAGGGGCGAGAAGCGTTGAAGAGGTTGAAAAAATGACGGGCATAGGAAACGGGGGGCATTGTCTCATCACAAACCCTTCAGGGAGGTGCTGCAAACCCAATTACACGAAATTTATAAATGAGATCCTCGAAGCCAGAACTGAACCGGAAAACATCCAGGCAGTCACTCCTGAAACCCCATCTGAAGATTGCTGCACTCCAGAAAAATAG
- a CDS encoding helix-turn-helix transcriptional regulator, translated as MLERKLFLSFVRIHILYHASKGEIYGAWMMKELERHGYSLSPGTLYPILHEMERDGLLHSRKIVVSGKVRRVYRATEDGSKMLEIAKNKIKELFSEVLE; from the coding sequence TTGCTTGAACGTAAACTCTTTCTCAGCTTTGTGAGGATACACATTCTGTACCACGCATCTAAGGGAGAGATATACGGGGCTTGGATGATGAAGGAGCTTGAGAGACACGGTTATTCTCTGAGTCCCGGAACGCTCTACCCAATACTCCACGAAATGGAGAGAGATGGGCTGCTGCATTCAAGAAAAATAGTTGTCAGTGGAAAAGTGAGAAGAGTGTACAGAGCCACGGAAGACGGATCAAAAATGCTCGAGATCGCTAAAAACAAGATAAAAGAGCTTTTCAGTGAGGTACTGGAATGA
- a CDS encoding ABC transporter permease has translation MYAESLIKLASASTLAVLVIIVSHLRKIGVAKDFSSAAMRGLVQLMILSAVLAYVFTSPIWPAFALPIYIAMALLAGHTSARRVGMPGAIWITTPSIAMGAAVSLAVMTALRVIPLKPEFVIPLAGMAFGNAMNICSLTLNRLLSEVGNNRNRIEAMLALGATAQQAMEQYERTSIKSALIPSIDNMRTLGIIFIPGAMTGMLMAGINPVTATVYQIAIFFMIISSGIVAAVYATYLTKKRLFTPAHQLIEEI, from the coding sequence ATGTACGCTGAATCTCTGATCAAACTCGCCTCTGCATCAACTCTTGCAGTACTCGTCATAATTGTATCGCATCTCAGAAAAATAGGGGTCGCCAAAGATTTTTCTTCGGCAGCCATGAGAGGGCTGGTTCAGCTGATGATCCTTTCAGCCGTGCTTGCTTACGTTTTCACGTCACCAATATGGCCTGCTTTCGCATTACCCATATACATTGCCATGGCACTGCTTGCCGGCCACACATCTGCAAGGAGGGTTGGCATGCCAGGTGCGATATGGATAACCACGCCAAGCATTGCAATGGGTGCTGCAGTATCACTTGCAGTTATGACTGCCCTCAGAGTAATACCTCTGAAACCGGAGTTCGTTATCCCGCTCGCAGGCATGGCGTTTGGCAATGCGATGAACATATGCTCACTGACGCTGAACAGGCTCTTAAGCGAGGTCGGAAACAATAGAAACAGAATCGAGGCCATGCTTGCACTCGGGGCCACTGCCCAGCAGGCAATGGAGCAGTATGAAAGAACATCAATAAAATCTGCCCTTATCCCAAGCATAGATAACATGAGGACTCTCGGCATAATATTCATCCCCGGTGCGATGACTGGGATGCTCATGGCCGGAATAAATCCAGTAACCGCCACAGTCTACCAGATAGCCATATTCTTCATGATCATAAGCTCGGGAATTGTCGCAGCAGTTTATGCCACATACCTGACCAAGAAAAGGCTATTCACACCAGCCCATCAACTCATAGAAGAGATTTAA
- a CDS encoding ATP-grasp domain-containing protein yields MKSKLFIYEHGVCGEKLPESIAVEGLAMFKSMLDFSEYYDLVSFVRPEFRSFFRFGDGNFDEVLEMADHALIVAPENDWILRDLTKKIEKAGVENFGSSSKALRITSDKWELYRKLKNKVNVPETSLNKLDGEYVVKPRVSCGGDGIKKGGEVPQGYIAQELVDGKPLSFSFYVNDGEIHLLSVNEQILEGFEYRGAIIPAEYDGDAVEEAIRAVEVVEGLNGFVGVDAVAGSDTFVIEINGRLTTPSVAFKYVYGMSYAGMREMILKNGHAEFRPLRRVMLLKGKGDGYVQHGEHSIILKTIQEF; encoded by the coding sequence ATGAAGAGTAAGCTCTTCATTTACGAGCATGGAGTATGTGGTGAAAAACTCCCGGAGAGTATTGCTGTTGAAGGACTTGCCATGTTTAAGAGCATGCTCGATTTTTCAGAGTACTATGACCTTGTCTCTTTCGTAAGGCCGGAGTTCAGGTCGTTTTTCAGGTTTGGAGATGGGAATTTTGATGAAGTCCTTGAAATGGCAGACCATGCATTAATTGTGGCTCCTGAAAACGACTGGATTCTGCGCGATCTGACGAAAAAGATCGAGAAAGCGGGAGTTGAGAATTTCGGAAGCTCTTCAAAGGCTCTGAGGATAACTTCTGATAAATGGGAACTCTACCGTAAACTAAAAAATAAGGTTAATGTTCCCGAAACGTCACTTAACAAGCTGGATGGTGAGTATGTCGTAAAACCAAGAGTGTCGTGTGGAGGAGATGGGATAAAGAAAGGCGGAGAAGTCCCTCAGGGATATATCGCTCAGGAACTCGTTGACGGAAAACCTTTGAGTTTCAGTTTTTATGTAAACGATGGTGAAATACACCTCCTTAGCGTGAATGAGCAAATTCTTGAGGGTTTTGAGTATCGGGGAGCAATAATTCCAGCAGAGTATGACGGAGATGCTGTTGAGGAGGCTATCAGGGCCGTGGAGGTTGTTGAGGGTCTCAACGGTTTCGTCGGAGTGGATGCTGTTGCCGGCAGTGATACGTTCGTGATCGAGATAAATGGTAGGCTGACAACGCCATCGGTTGCCTTCAAATACGTTTATGGGATGAGTTATGCCGGAATGAGGGAGATGATACTGAAAAATGGCCATGCGGAGTTCAGACCATTGAGAAGAGTTATGCTTTTGAAAGGTAAGGGAGATGGTTACGTTCAGCATGGAGAACATTCCATAATTTTAAAAACAATTCAGGAATTCTGA
- a CDS encoding TIGR00288 family NYN domain-containing protein: MAIKSTLSVSKIQKFKKILSSRKEGKKRIGVLVDGPNVLRKEFNLNLKEIRDILSEYGDIKIAKTFLNQYAGEKLVEAIENQGFEPIITSGDVDVRMAVEAMEIIYNDSIDVLALVTRDADFKAVLKKAMELGKETIIIGFEPGFSAALKNSADIAIVLNEDEYDEE; encoded by the coding sequence ATGGCGATAAAGTCCACACTGAGTGTGTCGAAGATTCAGAAGTTTAAGAAAATACTTTCGTCGAGAAAAGAGGGTAAAAAACGAATTGGTGTTCTGGTCGATGGTCCAAATGTCTTGAGAAAAGAGTTCAATCTTAATCTAAAAGAAATACGGGATATTCTTTCTGAGTATGGAGATATAAAGATTGCAAAGACGTTTCTGAACCAGTATGCTGGAGAGAAGCTTGTTGAAGCCATCGAGAATCAGGGATTCGAACCGATAATAACCTCCGGAGATGTTGATGTGAGGATGGCCGTTGAGGCCATGGAGATCATCTACAACGATTCCATTGATGTTCTTGCCCTTGTTACGAGAGATGCGGATTTCAAGGCAGTCCTCAAAAAGGCCATGGAGCTCGGTAAGGAAACCATAATCATAGGCTTTGAGCCGGGTTTTTCAGCAGCTCTCAAAAACTCGGCAGATATTGCCATAGTCCTGAATGAGGACGAATATGATGAAGAGTAA